A stretch of the Rosa rugosa chromosome 5, drRosRugo1.1, whole genome shotgun sequence genome encodes the following:
- the LOC133708786 gene encoding DELLA protein GAIP-B codes for MMKREHHSHPHHPNPNPSMAASTSNDKAGKAAMWEDSQRDDGMDELLAVLGYKVKSSNMADVAQKLEQLEEFMGTVQEDGLSQLASDTVHYNPSDLSTWLESMISEITPPPNFDPVMAAPPPLNHLAGSSVVLDDSFLAPAESSTITSIDFGDQQQQHMSSTNRKSLSPRTQFEDCSSSNYELKAIPGKAIFSQTQFDSSPREPKRLKPCTSSDFYSTTTTTNSSLQTVPLPLPNNESTRPVVVVDSQENGVRLVHGLMACAEAVQRKNFDLAKALVTQISYLAISQAGAMRKVATFFAEALAQRIWGVYPQPPIDHTYSEMLQMHFYETCPYLKFAHFTANQAILEGFQDKKRVHVIDFSMNQGMQWPALMQALALRPGGPPAFRLTGIGPPAADNSDHLQEVGWKLAQLAETIHVEFEYRGFVANSLADLDASMLELRPSEVESVAVNSVFELHKLLARPGAIDKVLSVVKQMKPEIVTVVEQEANHNGPVFLDRFNESLHYYSTLFDSLEGSVNSQDKMMSEVYLGKQIFNVVACEGPDRVERHETLSQWRTRFDASGFAPVHLGSNAFKQASMLLALFAGGDGYRVEENDGCLMLGWHTRPLIATSAWKLGCSQSVATH; via the coding sequence ATGATGAAAAGAGAACATCACAGCCACCCCCACCACCCTAATCCAAACCCTTCCATGGCGGCTTCCACATCCAATGATAAGGCAGGTAAGGCGGCGATGTGGGAGGACTCGCAGCGCGACGACGGCATGGATGAGCTTCTGGCTGTGCTGGGCTACAAGGTGAAGTCTTCCAACATGGCCGATGTGGCCCAGAAGCTGGAACAGCTTGAAGAGTTCATGGGGACAGTTCAGGAAGACGGGCTCTCCCAGCTGGCTTCGGATACGGTTCATTACAATCCCTCGGATCTGTCGACTTGGCTGGAGAGCATGATTTCGGAGATAACTCCGCCTCCGAATTTCGACCCGGTAATGGCGGCGCCACCGCCGCTGAATCACCTCGCTGGAAGCTCTGTTGTGCTGGACGATTCGTTTTTGGCTCCGGCCGAGTCCTCCACCATAACCTCTATCGATTTTGGcgatcaacaacaacaacacatgAGCAGCACGAACAGAAAATCTCTCAGCCCGCGAACCCAGTTCGAGGACTGCTCGTCTTCCAATTACGAGCTCAAGGCCATACCTGGAAAAGCCATTTTCAGCCAGACCCAGTTCGATTCATCCCCAAGAGAGCCAAAACGGCTCAAACCTTGTACTTCTTCAGATTTCtactccaccaccaccaccaccaactcGTCTCTCCAAACCgtccccctccccctccccaACAACGAGTCAACTCGCCCGGTGGTCGTGGTCGACTCGCAAGAGAACGGCGTCAGACTCGTCCACGGCCTCATGGCCTGCGCCGAAGCCGTCCAGCGCAAGAATTTCGACCTCGCTAAGGCCCTGGTCACCCAGATCAGCTACTTGGCGATTTCGCAAGCCGGCGCTATGCGAAAAGTCGCCACCTTCTTCGCCGAGGCTCTAGCCCAGCGGATCTGGGGGGTCTACCCTCAGCCACCGATCGACCACACCTACTCCGAGATGCTCCAGATGCACTTCTACGAGACCTGCCCTTACCTCAAATTCGCCCATTTCACAGCAAATCAAGCCATTCTCGAAGGCTTTCAAGACAAGAAGCGAGTCCATGTCATCGATTTCTCCATGAATCAAGGGATGCAATGGCCGGCTCTCATGCAGGCCCTCGCTCTCCGACCCGGCGGCCCGCCCGCGTTTCGCTTAACCGGAATCGGCCCGCCCGCCGCGGATAACTCGGACCATCTTCAGGAAGTGGGCTGGAAGCTGGCCCAGCTAGCCGAAACCATTCATGTGGAATTCGAGTATAGAGGCTTTGTTGCCAACAGCTTGGCTGATCTAGATGCTTCCATGCTGGAGCTCCGGCCGAGCGAGGTCGAGTCTGTGGCGGTGAACTCCGTCTTCGAGCTTCACAAGCTGTTGGCTCGGCCCGGTGCGATCGACAAAGTGTTGTCCGTGGTGAAGCAAATGAAGCCGGAGATTGTGACGGTTGTGGAGCAGGAAGCGAACCACAACGGTCCGGTTTTCCTGGACCGGTTCAACGAGTCGCTGCACTACTACTCGACCCTGTTTGACTCGCTGGAGGGGTCGGTCAACAGCCAGGACAAGATGATGTCGGAGGTGTACTTGGGGAAGCAAATCTTCAACGTGGTGGCATGTGAGGGACCGGACCGGGTCGAGCGGCACGAGACGCTGTCGCAGTGGCGGACCCGGTTCGACGCGTCCGGTTTCGCTCCGGTTCATCTCGGTTCCAACGCGTTCAAGCAAGCCAGCATGCTTTTGGCGCTCTTCGCCGGCGGAGATGGGTATAGAGTGGAGGAGAACGACGGGTGTTTGATGTTGGGGTGGCACACTCGGCCGCTCATCGCCACCTCGGCCTGGAAACTCGGCTGCTCCCAATCGGTGGCGACTCACTGA
- the LOC133709347 gene encoding protein BCCIP homolog isoform X2: MPRRPMRHRGLVISRPLTFSQFARQSAARIASVYTAKRQMHTAEVLQKSPPNSAGNKSVKNKLKAKKEQSESSEEEEFDGNVQVDFAFFDPKADDFHGVKTLLQTYLDDKEWDLSGFVDLILEQTTVGSVVKIEDDEDNGIFALVTALNLGRYKDQKCMTEIKEFLLKVSQEDVIDDLRSLLGKEAHSVGLLVSQRVTNLAPQLLPPLYDGLFNEVSWATEDEPTEELKNSFRFKFYIIVAKFYKLSSWSFEFSLNSPQIAPHELRNYQQTGLVMSVKADKISTFQQQLQSLIEEP, translated from the exons ATGCCTCGTAGGCCGATGAGGCATCGTGGACTGGTGATATCGCGTCCTCTGACCTTTTCCCAATTTGCTCGTCAATCAGCCGCTAGGATTGCCTCTGTTTATACTGCCAAGCGTCAAATGCACACCGCAGAAGTCCTTCAAAAATCACCGCCAAACTCCGCAG GTAATAAATCAGTAAAGAATAAGTTGAAAGCCAAGAAGGAACAGTctgaatcttctgaagaagaagagtttGAT GGAAATGTTCAAGTAGATTTTGCATTCTTTGATCCAAAAGCCGATGACTTTCATGGAGTGAAGACCTTGCTGCAGACCTACCTTGATGATAAAGAGTGGGATTTGAGTGGTTTTGTAGACTTAATTTTGGAACAGACCACTGTAGGGTCTGTTGTTAAAATAGAGGATGACGAAGATAATGGAATTTTTGCTCTTGTTACCGCCCTTAACTTGGGGAGATACAAG GACCAGAAATGTATGACAGAGATTAAGGAGTTTCTCCTGAAAGTTTCTCAGGAGGATGTAATAGATGACCTGAGATCACTTTTGGGAAAGGAAGCACATAGTGTTGGTCTGTTGGTCTCTCAACGTGTGACAAATTTAGCTCCACAGCTCTTGCCGCCTCTTTATGACGGCCTCTTTAACGAAGTCTCTTGGGCTACTGAAGATGAG CCAACAGAGGAGCTCAAGAATTCCTTTCGATTTAAGTTTTATATAATAGTCGCTAAATTTTACAAG CTCAGCTCCTGGTCCTTTGAATTTTCTTTGAACTCTCCACAGATTGCACCTCATGAG CTAAGAAACTATCAGCAAACGGGGTTAGTCATGTCTGTTAAAGCAGACAAGATCTCTACGTTCCAACAACAGCTGCAATCTTTAATCGAGGAACCTTGA
- the LOC133709347 gene encoding protein BCCIP homolog isoform X3, translating to MHTAEVLQKSPPNSAGNKSVKNKLKAKKEQSESSEEEEFDGNVQVDFAFFDPKADDFHGVKTLLQTYLDDKEWDLSGFVDLILEQTTVGSVVKIEDDEDNGIFALVTALNLGRYKDQKCMTEIKEFLLKVSQEDVIDDLRSLLGKEAHSVGLLVSQRVTNLAPQLLPPLYDGLFNEVSWATEDEPTEELKNSFRFKFYIIVAKFYKLKTADQKRKHNVNEEAIIYLKPEDEIFHKLSSWSFEFSLNSPQIAPHELRNYQQTGLVMSVKADKISTFQQQLQSLIEEP from the exons ATGCACACCGCAGAAGTCCTTCAAAAATCACCGCCAAACTCCGCAG GTAATAAATCAGTAAAGAATAAGTTGAAAGCCAAGAAGGAACAGTctgaatcttctgaagaagaagagtttGAT GGAAATGTTCAAGTAGATTTTGCATTCTTTGATCCAAAAGCCGATGACTTTCATGGAGTGAAGACCTTGCTGCAGACCTACCTTGATGATAAAGAGTGGGATTTGAGTGGTTTTGTAGACTTAATTTTGGAACAGACCACTGTAGGGTCTGTTGTTAAAATAGAGGATGACGAAGATAATGGAATTTTTGCTCTTGTTACCGCCCTTAACTTGGGGAGATACAAG GACCAGAAATGTATGACAGAGATTAAGGAGTTTCTCCTGAAAGTTTCTCAGGAGGATGTAATAGATGACCTGAGATCACTTTTGGGAAAGGAAGCACATAGTGTTGGTCTGTTGGTCTCTCAACGTGTGACAAATTTAGCTCCACAGCTCTTGCCGCCTCTTTATGACGGCCTCTTTAACGAAGTCTCTTGGGCTACTGAAGATGAG CCAACAGAGGAGCTCAAGAATTCCTTTCGATTTAAGTTTTATATAATAGTCGCTAAATTTTACAAG CTCAAAACTGCTGACCAGAAAAGGAAGCATAATGTTAATGAagaggcaataatatatttaaaGCCAGAAGATGAAATATTTCACAAG CTCAGCTCCTGGTCCTTTGAATTTTCTTTGAACTCTCCACAGATTGCACCTCATGAG CTAAGAAACTATCAGCAAACGGGGTTAGTCATGTCTGTTAAAGCAGACAAGATCTCTACGTTCCAACAACAGCTGCAATCTTTAATCGAGGAACCTTGA
- the LOC133709347 gene encoding protein BCCIP homolog isoform X1: MPRRPMRHRGLVISRPLTFSQFARQSAARIASVYTAKRQMHTAEVLQKSPPNSAGNKSVKNKLKAKKEQSESSEEEEFDGNVQVDFAFFDPKADDFHGVKTLLQTYLDDKEWDLSGFVDLILEQTTVGSVVKIEDDEDNGIFALVTALNLGRYKDQKCMTEIKEFLLKVSQEDVIDDLRSLLGKEAHSVGLLVSQRVTNLAPQLLPPLYDGLFNEVSWATEDEPTEELKNSFRFKFYIIVAKFYKLKTADQKRKHNVNEEAIIYLKPEDEIFHKLSSWSFEFSLNSPQIAPHELRNYQQTGLVMSVKADKISTFQQQLQSLIEEP; the protein is encoded by the exons ATGCCTCGTAGGCCGATGAGGCATCGTGGACTGGTGATATCGCGTCCTCTGACCTTTTCCCAATTTGCTCGTCAATCAGCCGCTAGGATTGCCTCTGTTTATACTGCCAAGCGTCAAATGCACACCGCAGAAGTCCTTCAAAAATCACCGCCAAACTCCGCAG GTAATAAATCAGTAAAGAATAAGTTGAAAGCCAAGAAGGAACAGTctgaatcttctgaagaagaagagtttGAT GGAAATGTTCAAGTAGATTTTGCATTCTTTGATCCAAAAGCCGATGACTTTCATGGAGTGAAGACCTTGCTGCAGACCTACCTTGATGATAAAGAGTGGGATTTGAGTGGTTTTGTAGACTTAATTTTGGAACAGACCACTGTAGGGTCTGTTGTTAAAATAGAGGATGACGAAGATAATGGAATTTTTGCTCTTGTTACCGCCCTTAACTTGGGGAGATACAAG GACCAGAAATGTATGACAGAGATTAAGGAGTTTCTCCTGAAAGTTTCTCAGGAGGATGTAATAGATGACCTGAGATCACTTTTGGGAAAGGAAGCACATAGTGTTGGTCTGTTGGTCTCTCAACGTGTGACAAATTTAGCTCCACAGCTCTTGCCGCCTCTTTATGACGGCCTCTTTAACGAAGTCTCTTGGGCTACTGAAGATGAG CCAACAGAGGAGCTCAAGAATTCCTTTCGATTTAAGTTTTATATAATAGTCGCTAAATTTTACAAG CTCAAAACTGCTGACCAGAAAAGGAAGCATAATGTTAATGAagaggcaataatatatttaaaGCCAGAAGATGAAATATTTCACAAG CTCAGCTCCTGGTCCTTTGAATTTTCTTTGAACTCTCCACAGATTGCACCTCATGAG CTAAGAAACTATCAGCAAACGGGGTTAGTCATGTCTGTTAAAGCAGACAAGATCTCTACGTTCCAACAACAGCTGCAATCTTTAATCGAGGAACCTTGA
- the LOC133709599 gene encoding uncharacterized protein LOC133709599: protein MEENHASALESIANGDHHDAGEYNSHSSSNNNDHGWQKVTYQKRQRKNKAAESINNQNRLVPGAVISGGDSVFRGVEKAAEERVRRRQEAQRAAAAANADAIGVVPARSKHRSDDEYGEDSDDEAVPQNAKEAGEEKKSKPKKPKKPKVTVAEAAAKIDVNALTAELIQLPQFEEHIQVMKLADFFGRAFSAVTSAQFPWVKMFKESTVAKIADIPISHIPEDIYKTSIDWISQRSIQSLGSFILESLDKILADLASQRVGGKGAKKGVQQASSKSQVAVFTVVAMVLRRKPDVLISILPTLRENSKYQGQDNLPVIVWMIVQASQGDLAVGLYAWARNVLPLVCGKNSNPQSRDLVLQLVERILSMPKARTILVNGAVRKGERLVPPSALEILIGVTFPAPSARVKATERFEAVYPTLKDVALAGSQGSKAMKQVSQQILSFAVKAAGEASTPELSNEAAGIFIWCLTQSAECFRQWDKVYEGNLRASVTVLKKLSDQWKEHAAKISPLDPMRETLKSFRHKNEKALEGEAESAEQERLVKDADKYCKTLLGKLSRGSGCKKSVAFIVLALAVGAAVVSPNMESWDWNKLTVFFSSENPFL, encoded by the exons atGGAGGAAAATCACGCTTCAGCTCTCGAATCGATCGCCAATGGAGACCACCACGACGCCGGCGAGTACAATTCCCATAGCAGCAGTAACAACAACGACCATGGATGGCAGAAGGTGACCTATCAAAAGCGCCAGAGGAAGAACAAGGCCGCAGAATCCATCAACAATCAGAATAGGCTCGTCCCCGGCGCTGTGATCTCCGGCGGAGACAGCGTTTTCCGGGGTGTGGAGAAGGCGGCGGAGGAGAGAGTTCGGCGCCGGCAGGAAGCTCAgagggcggcggcggcggccaaTGCCGACGCCATCGGCGTTGTTCCGGCGAGATCGAAGCACCGGTCGGACGACGAGTACGGCGAGGACAGCGATGACGAGGCCGTGCCGCAGAACGCCAAGGAGGCaggggaggagaagaagtcgaAGCCGAAGAAACCGAAGAAGCCTAAGGTCACCGTGGCCGAGGCGGCGGCGAAGATCGACGTGAACGCTCTCACGGCGGAGCTGATCCAGCTTCCG CAATTCGAGGAACATATACAGGTGATGAAGCTGGCGGACTTTTTCGGCCGGGCATTCTCTGCAGTGACTTCCGCCCAGTTTCCATGGGTCAAGATGTTCAAGGAGTCGACTGTGGCGAAGATTGCCGAT ATCCCCATTTCCCACATACCTGAGGATATTTATAAGACATCAATTGACTGGATCAGCCAGCGTTCCATTCAGTCCCTTGGATCCTTCATTTTAGAGTCTTTGGACAAAATTCTTGCAGATCTAGCAAGCCAGAGAGTCGGTGGAAAGGGTGCCAAGAAGGGTGTGCAGCAAGCATCATCCAAGTCTCAG GTTGCAGTATTTACTGTTGTAGCAATGGTGTTGCGAAGAAAACCTGATGTCTTGATCAGTATATTGCCGACATTGAGGGAAAATTCAAAGTATCAAGGACAAGACAATCTTCCAGTAATTGTATGGATGATAGTTCAG GCTAGTCAAGGAGACCTGGCTGTGGGGTTGTATGCATGGGCACGCAATGTATTGCCTCTAGTTTGTGGCAAAAACAGTAATCCGCAGTCCCGTGATCTTGTTCTGCAGCTAGTTGAGAG AATTCTGTCTATGCCAAAGGCTCGTACCATTTTAGTAAATGGTGCCGTGAGGAAGGGGGAGCGTTTGGTGCCACCTTCTGCATTGGAGATACTTATAGGAGTCACCTTTCCTGCACCTTCAGCTAGAGTCAAG GCTACTGAAAGGTTCGAGGCTGTATATCCGACCCTAAAGGACGTGGCTCTTGCTGGCTCACAAGGAAGCAAAGCGATGAAACAAGTTTCACAGCAAATATTGAGTTTTGCTGTTAAAGCTGCCGGAGAAGCAA GTACACCTGAGTTATCCAATGAAGCAGCTGGAATTTTCATTTGGTGTTTGACCCAAAGTGCTGAATGTTTCAGGCAGTGG GACAAGGTTTATGAAGGAAACCTAAGAGCAAGTGTCACTGTTCTGAAAAAGCTTTCTGATCAGTGGAAAGAGCATGCTGCAAAAATCTCTCCTCTTGATCCTATGAGGGAAACCCTCAAAAGTTTTAGGCACAAG AATGAGAAGGCATTGGAGGGTGAGGCAGAATCTGCAGAGCAAGAGCGACTTGTCAAGGATGCAGACAAGTATTGTAAGACGTTACTGGGAAAGCTATCACGCGGCAGTGGGTGCAAGAAAAGTGTGGCATTTATTGTCCTTGCTTTGGCCGTTGGTGCAGCTGTGGTGTCCCCAAACATGGAGTCTTGGGATTGGAACAAACTAACAGTGTTTTTCAGCTCTGAAAACCCATTTCTTTGA
- the LOC133709600 gene encoding NAD(P)H-quinone oxidoreductase subunit L, chloroplastic, with product MSCSFTSQIPQALPSLNRPRCVASPTITFRISQSHDAKPQKTFTSIIQNDLQKFGSAIQVGAALATIELPAFAVTGMNYEEDLSWTLIQSGIVGTWYFLIMPPIIMNWLRIRWYKRNLLEMYFQFMFVFLFFPGVLLWAPFLNFRKFPRDPNMKYPWSKPEDPDLVKAGFLKYPFAEPEEYS from the exons ATGAGCTGCTCATTCACCTCCCAAATCCCACAGGCTCTGCCTTCCCTCAACCGCCCTCGATGTGTAGCTTCTCCCACAATCACTTTTAGAATCAGTCAGTCCCACGATGCAAAGCCTCAAAAG ACATTCACAAGCATAATTCAAAACGACCTACAGAAATTTGGTTCAGCAATTCAAGTTGGAGCAGCTTTGGCCACT ATTGAGCTGCCTGCATTTGCTGTGACTGGTATGAACTATGAGGAAGATTTATCATGGACTTTGATACAATCCGGAATCGTGGGCACCTGGTACTTCCTAATCATGCCG CCGATCATCATGAACTGGCTTCGGATAAGGTGGTATAAGCGAAATCTCCTAGAGATGTATTTTCAGTTCATGTttgtcttcctcttctttcctGG TGTACTTCTTTGGGCACCATTTCTGAACTTCAGGAAGTTCCCAAGGGATCCAAACATGAAGTATCCTTGGTCCAAGCCGGAAGATCCCGATCTCGTTAAAGCTGGGTTCTTAAAGTACCCCTTTGCTGAACCTGAAGAATATTCATGA